In Arvicanthis niloticus isolate mArvNil1 chromosome 4, mArvNil1.pat.X, whole genome shotgun sequence, a single window of DNA contains:
- the Arhgef2 gene encoding rho guanine nucleotide exchange factor 2 isoform X7, producing MSGNRRQPSRRGQTREKEKMKEAKDARYTNGHLFTTISVSGMTMCYACNKSITAKEALICPTCNVTIHNRCKDTLANCTKVKQKQQKAALLRNNTALQSVSLRTTTRERPTSAIYPSDSFRQSLLGSRRGLSSLSLAKSVSTTNIAGHFNDESPLGLRQILSQSTDSLNMRNRTLSVESLIDEGVEVFYNELMSDFEMDEKDFEADSWSLAVDSSFLQQHKKEVMKKQDVIYELIQTELHHVRTLKIMTRLFRTGMLEELQLEPEVVQGLFPCVDELSDIHTRFLSQLLERRRQALCPGSTRNFVIHRLGDLLISQFSGSNAEQMRKTYSEFCSRHTKALKLYKELYARDKRFQQFIRKMTRSAVLKRHGVQECILLVTQRITKYPVLINRILQNSHGIEEEYQDLAAALGLVKELLSNVDQDVHELEKEARLQEIYNRMDPRAQTPVPGKGPFGRDELLRRKLIHDGCLLWKTATGRFKDVLLLLMTDVLVFLQEKDQKYIFTSLDKPSVVSLQNLIVRDIANQAKGMFLISSGPPEMYEVHAASRDDRTTWIRVIQQSVRLCPSREDFPLIETEDKAYLRRIKTKLQQKNQALVELLQKNVELFAEMVHFQALKAGFIEMPPPALPRGLFRLESFESLRGERLLKDALREVESLKDLLLGPCVDLPVTSREPALPLESDSGSCPGVTANGEARTFNGSIELCRADSDSSQKDRNGNQLRSPQEEVLQPLVNLYGLLHGLQAVVVQQERLMEALFPEGPERWEKLSRANSRDGEAGRAAVASVTPEKQATELALLQRQHTLLQEELRRCQRLGEERATEAGSLEARLRESEQARALLEREAEEIRRQLAALGQNEPLPAEAPWARRPLDPRRRSLPAGDALYLSFNPPQPSRGHDRLDLPVTVRSLHRPFDDREAQELGSPEDRLQDSSDPDTGSEEEVSSRLSPPHSPRDFTRMQDIPEETESRDGEPTASES from the exons CATGCAACGTGACCATCCACAACCGCTGTAAAGACACCCTGGCCAACTGTACCAAGGTCAAGCAGAAG caacagaaagctgcATTGCTGAGGAACAACACTGCCTTGCAGTCCGTTTCTCTCCGAA CAACCACCAGAGAGCGGCCAACGTCTGCCATCTACCCTTCTGATAGCTTCCGGCAGTCCCTCCTGGGTTCTCGTCGTGGCCTCTcctccttgtctttggccaaaaGTGTTTCCACTACCAACATTGCTGG ACATTTCAATGATGAGTCTCCTCTGGGGCTGCGTCAGATCCTCTCCCAGTCCACAGACTCCCTCAACATGCGGAACCGGACACTGTCTGTGGAATCCCTTATTGATGAAG GTGTAGAGGTATTCTACAATGAGCTGATGAGTGACTTTGAGATGGATGAGAAGGACTTCGAGGCAGATTCGTGGAGCCTTGCCGTGGATAGCAGCTTCCTGCAGCAACATAAAAAGGAGGTGATGAAGAAGCAAGATGTCATCTATG AGCTGATCCAGACAGAGCTGCACCATGTGAGAACCTTGAAGATTATGACCCGCCTCTTTCGCACTGGGATGCTGGAAGAGTTGCAACTGGAGCCAGAAGTGGTCCAGGGCCTATTCCCCTGTGTGGATGAGCTTAGTGACATTCACACACGTTTCCTTAGTCAGCTTTTGGAACGGCGGCGCCAGGCCCTATGTCCAGGCAGCACCCGGAACTTTGTCATCCATCGTTTGGGTGACTTGCTCATCAGTCAG TTCTCAGGTTCCAATGCTGAGCAGATGCGCAAGACCTACTCAGAGTTCTGCAGCCGCCACACCAAGGCCTTAAAGCTCTATAAGGAGCTGTACGCTCGAGACAAGCGCTTCCAACAGTTCATCCGG AAAATGACCCGCTCGGCTGTGTTGAAGCGGCACGGGGTCCAGGAGTGCATTCTCCTGGTGACTCAGCGGATCACCAAATACCCAGTGCTCATCAACCGGATCCTGCAGAATTCCCATG GGATTGAAGAAGAGTACCAAGACTTGGCCGCGGCCCTAGGACTAGTGAAGGAGTTGTTGTCCAATGTGGACCAGGATGTGCACGAGCTGGAGAAAGAGGCCCGCCTGCAGGAGATTTACAATCGAATGGATCCTCGGGCTCAGACCCCTGTGCCAGGCAAGGGCCCCTTTGGCCGAGATGAACTTTTGCGGAGAAAACTTATCCACGATGGCTGCCTGCTCTGGAAGACAGCCACCGGCCGCTTTAAAG ATGTCCTGTTACTGCTAATGACAGATGTGCTGGTGTTTCTCCAGGAAAAGGACCAGAAATACATTTTCACGTCCCTG GACAAGCCCTCAGTGGTATCCTTGCAGAATCTCATCGTAAGAGACATTGCCAACCAGGCAAAAGGGATGTTTCTGATTAGTTCTGGCCCACCTGAAATGTATGAGGTGCACGCAGCATCCCGAGATGACCGCACTACCTGGATCCGTGTCATCCAGCAGAGTGTGCGCCT ATGCCCGtctagggaggacttccctctgatCGAGACAGAGGATAAGGCGTACCTCCGGAGGATCAAGA CAAAATTGCAGCAGAAAAACCAGGCACTGGTGGAACTACTACAGAAGAACGTTGAGCTGTTTGCTGAGATGGTCCACTTCCAGGCGTTAAAAGCTGGTTTCATTGAAATGCCCCCACCTGCCCTGCCCAGGGGCCTTTTCCGTCTTGAATCCTTTGAGTCCCTTCGAGGCGAGCGTCTGCTGAAAGATGCCCTCCGTGAAG TGGAAAGCCTGAAAGACCTGCTGTTGGGCCCTTGTGTGGACCTGCCTGTGACATCCCGAGAGCCAGCCTTACCCTTAGAATCTGACAGTGGTAGCTGTCCTGGGGTCACTGCCA ATGGAGAGGCCAGAACCTTCAATGGCTCCATTGAGCTCTGTAGAGCAGACTCAGATTCCAGCCAGAAG GATCGGAATGGAAATCAGTTGAGGTCACCACAGGAG GAGGTGTTACAGCCATTGGTCAATCTTTATGGACTTCTACATGGCCTGCAG GCTGTTGTGGTCCAGCAGGAAAGATTGATGGAAGCCCTGTTTCCTGAGGGCCCTGAACGGTGGGAAAAGCTATCCCGAGCCAACTCTCGGGATGGTGAAGCTGGTCGGGCTGCCGTTGCTTCTGTAACTCCTGAGAAGCAGGCCACGGAGCTGGCATTACTGCAGAGACAACACACCCTGTTGCAGGAAGAGCTGCGGCGCTGCCAGCGGCTCGGGGAAGAGCGGGCAACTGAAGCTGGAAGCCTGGAGGCCAGGCTCAGAGAGAGCGAGCAAGCCCGGGCCCTGCTGGAGCGTGAGGCTGAAGAGATCCGCAGACAGTTGGCAGCCTTGGGCCAAAACGAGCCACTCCCAGCAGAAGCACCCTGGGCTCGCAGGCCTCTGGACCCCCGGCGCCGCAGCCTTCCAGCGGGCGATGCTCTATACTTGAGCTTCAATCCCCCCCAG CCCAGTCGAGGCCATGATCGCCTGGATTTGCCTGTGACTGTTCGTTCCCTCCACCGACCCTTTGATGACCGAGAGGCACAAGAACTTGGTAGTCCAGAGGATCGACTGCAGGACAGCAGTGACCCTGATACTGGTAGTGAGGAGGAAGTCAGTAGCCGCCTGTCTCCACCCCACAGTCCACGAG ACTTCACCCGAATGCAGGACATTCCTGAAGAGACTGAAAGCCGAGATGGGGAGCCTACGGCCTCAGAGAGCTAA